A portion of the Sabethes cyaneus chromosome 3, idSabCyanKW18_F2, whole genome shotgun sequence genome contains these proteins:
- the LOC128742602 gene encoding protein adenylyltransferase Fic translates to MCCVYEEASPDLAGIRRRSHPTTARTEANARKWRGRINGFHYFVIFVCGSLVSVLMFALLNYAPHYRSLPPRVAPRYLPDGRFLQLVDEVPVIEPYMSAVKIADKAAVEIDAIPTGRNDQHDTNEQEALSSLKMAAEMKLMGKDDKALRLFEHALALSPKHPEVLTKYGEFLEHSQQDVVTADHYYYQALTVNPAYSDALENRQRTARIVEHLDEKRFERLDQKRNALSSIIATNAALKRAEKEAYIQHIYHSVGIEGNTMSLAQTRSIVETRMAVDGKSIDEHNEILGLDAAMKYINATLVNKNDFITMNDILEIHRRVLGHVDPIEGGEFRRTQVYVGGHIPPGPGDLAILMNRFEDWLNSEQSYLLHPVRYAAMAHYKLVHIHPFSDGNGRTSRLLMNTLLMRAGYPPVIIQKQHRHKYYDYLQIANDGDIRPFVRFIADCTERTLDLYLWATSDLSNPIPLLAQESMAKGIPLIDGFEENVNPTTETSVTGDAIRIGTI, encoded by the exons atgtGTTGTGTATACGAAGAGGCATCACCCGATCTAGCGGGAATCCGGAGGCGATCTCATCCAACTACAGCTCGCACAGAAGCCAATGCAAGAAAATGGCGTGGTCGAATAAATGGCTTTCactattttgtcatttttgtttgCGGTTCACTCGTTTCTGTATTGATGTTTGCTCTTCTAAACTATGCTCCACACTATCGGTCTCTTCCCCCTCGTGTTGCACCCCGCTATCTACCGGATGGACGCTTTCTTCAGCTAGTGGATGAAGTGCCAGTTATAGAACCGTATATGTCCGCAGTTAAGATTGCCGATAAGGCTGCTGTAGAAATTGATGCTATACCGACTGGTCGGAATGACCAACACGATACAAATGAACAAGAAGCACTAAGTTCACTGAAGATGGCCGCGGAAATGAAATTGATGGGAAAAGATGATAAAGCGCTCCGATTGTTTGAACATGCATTAGCATTATCGCCCAAACATCCGGAGGTTTTGACAAAGTATGGTGAATTTCTAGAGCATTCCCAGCAGGATGTGGTTACTGCAGATCATTACTACTATCAAGCGCTCACAGTAAATCCAGCATATTCTGATGCATTGGAAAACCGACAAAGAACGGCGAGAATAGTGGAACATTTGGATGAGAAACGGTTTGAACGATTGGATCAGAAACGAAATGCGCTTTCATCGATTATCGCTACGAATGCCGCTTTAAAGCGGGCGGAAAAGGAAGCCTACATCCAGCACATCTATCATTCGGTAGGTATTGAGGGGAACACAATGAGTTTGGCTCAAACTCGATCGATTGTGGAGACGAGGATGGCTGTTGACGGTAAGAGCATTGACGAGCACAATGAGATTCTGGGACTAGATGCTGCTATGAAGTATATAAACGCAACGTTAGTCAATAA GAATGATTTCATTACAATGAATGATATTCTGGAGATACATCGGCGCGTTCTGGGCCATGTTGATCCAATCGAAGGTGGAGAATTTCGTCGTACGCAGGTTTATGTTGGGGGACATATCCCCCCTGGCCCAGGCGATTTGGCGATTCTGATGAATCGTTTTGAAGATTGGCTAAATTCGGAGCAATCATATTTGCTGCATCCGGTTAGGTATGCCGCCATGGCCCACTATAAGTTGGTGCACATTCATCCGTTCAGTGACGGGAACGGTCGAACGTCTCGTTTGCTGATGAATACTTTGCTAATGCGAGCCGGTTATCCACCGGTTATTATTCAAAAGCAGCATCGACATAAATATTACGATTACTTGCAAATTGCCAATGACGGTGATATACGGCCATTTGTGCGGTTTATCGCAGACTGTACCGAGCGGACACTAGACCTGTATCTGTGGGCAACAAGTGACCTTTCCAATCCTATTCCACTGCTGGCACAGGAGAGTATGGCCAAAGGAATACCGTTAATCGACGGGTTCGAAGAAAATGTTAATCCAACTACGGAAACCAGTGTAACGGGTGATGCCATTCGGATAGGCACTATTTG A